From Vitis vinifera cultivar Pinot Noir 40024 chromosome 5, ASM3070453v1, the proteins below share one genomic window:
- the LOC132253822 gene encoding probable aldo-keto reductase 5, translated as MLVGKMGELKKLVEEGKIKYIGLSAASASTIRRAHAVHPITSVQLEWSLWSRDVEEDIVPTCRELGIGIVAYSSLGRGFLSSGAKMVENLSDNDLRKVYACFILQNLPRFQPENLEHNKILYERVSEIATRKGCTPSQLALAWVHHQGDDVCPSPGTTKIENLNQNIGALLEKPTPEEMAELESIASADAVKGDRYQSITLTWKTSDTPPLASWKA; from the exons atgctcGTCGGTAAGATGGGAGAACTGAAGAAGCTAGTTGAAGAGGGTAAGATAAAGTACATAGGTCTGTCTGCGGCCTCTGCTTCAACAATCAGAAGAGCACATGCAGTTCATCCCATAACATCTGTGCAGTTGGAGTGGTCCTTGTGGTCAAGAGATGTAGAAGAAGACATAGTTCCAACTTGCAG AGAACTTGGCATTGGGATCGTTGCATATAGCTCTCTAGGACGTGGATTCCTTTCTTCAGGGGCCAAGATGGTCGAGAACTTATCAGACAATGACTTGAGAAAGGTTT ATGCGTGTTTCATATTGCAGAACCTACCAAGGTTCCAGCCGGAGAATCTTGAGCATAATAAAATCCTTTATGAGCGGGTTAGTGAAATTGCGACAAGGAAGGGGTGCACTCCATCACAACTAGCACTGGCCTGGGTCCATCACCAGGGGGATGATGTGTGTCCCTCTCCGGGAACTACCAAGATTGAAAACCTCAACCAAAACATTGGGGCTTTGTTGGAGAAACCAACTCCAGAAGAAATGGCTGAACTAGAATCCATTGCTTCAGCAGATGCGGTTAAGGGTGACAGATACCAGAGCATCACATTGACCTGGAAGACCTCTGACACTCCACCCCTTGCTTCCTGGAAGGCTTGA
- the LOC100241166 gene encoding probable aldo-keto reductase 4 has translation MGSVRRMKLGSQGLEVSAQGLGCMGMSAFYGPPKPEEDMIALIHHAVNSGITLLDTSDMYGPFTNEILLGKALKGGVREKVELASKFGIIYADGKRDVRGDPAYVRAACEASLKRLEVDCIDLYYQHRIDTRVPIEVTIGELKKLVEEGKIKYIGLSEASASTIRRAHAVHPITAVQLEWSLWTRDVEEEIVPTCRELGIGIVAYSPLGRGFFSSGTKLIENLSNNDFRKNLPRFQPENLGHNKILYERVSEIATRKGCTPSQLALAWVHHQGDDVCPIPGTTKIENLKQNIGALSVKLTPEEMAELESIASADGVKGDRYESTAFTWKTADTPPLDSWKA, from the exons ATGGGTAGTGTAAGGAGGATGAAGCTGGGCTCACAGGGCCTAGAGGTTTCAGCTCAGGGACTTGGGTGCATGGGCATGTCCGCCTTCTATGGCCCTCCCAAGCCGGAAGAAGACATGATCGCTCTCATTCACCACGCCGTCAACAGCGGCATCACCTTGCTCGACACCTCCGACATGTACGGCCCCTTCACGAATGAAATCCTTCTCGGCAAG GCTCTCAAAGGAGGAGTGAGGGAGAAAGTTGAATTGGCTTCCAAATTCGGGATTATATATGCGGACGGGAAGCGGGATGTGCGCGGCGACCCGGCGTACGTGAGGGCGGCGTGCGAGGCGAGCTTGAAGAGGCTGGAGGTTGATTGTATTGATCTCTATTACCAGCATCGCATCGACACTCGTGTGCCCATTGAAGTCACG ATAGGAGAACTCAAGAAACTAGTTGAAGAGGGTAAAATAAAGTACATAGGTCTGTCTGAGGCCTCTGCTTCAACAATCAGAAGAGCACATGCAGTTCATCCCATAACAGCTGTGCAGTTGGAGTGGTCCTTGTGGACAAGAGATGTAGAGGAAGAGATAGTCCCTACTTGCAG AGAACTTGGCATCGGGATCGTTGCATATAGCCCTCTAGGACGTGGATTCTTTTCTTCAGGGACCAAGTTGATTGAGAACTTGTCAAACAATGACTTCAGAAAG AACCTACCAAGGTTCCAGCCAGAGAATCTTGGGCATAATAAAATCCTTTATGAGAGGGTTAGTGAAATTGCGACAAGGAAGGGATGCACTCCATCACAGCTAGCACTGGCCTGGGTCCATCACCAGGGCGATGATGTGTGTCCCATACCGGGAACTACCAAGATTGAAAACCTCAAACAAAACATTGGGGCTTTGTCAGTGAAACTAACTCCAGAAGAAATGGCTGAACTAGAATCCATTGCTTCAGCAGATGGTGTTAAGGGTGATAGATATGAGAGCACTGCATTTACATGGAAGACAGCAGACACTCCACCCCTTGATTCCTGGAAAGCTTGA
- the LOC100258300 gene encoding probable aldo-keto reductase 2 isoform X1, which produces MSTVKRMKMGTQGLVVSAQGLGCLGMSAFYGPPKPDEDMIPVIHHAINRGITFLDTSDVYGPFINEILLGKALKGGMQERVELATKFGVIIKDGKFEVRGDPAYVRAACEGSLKRLEVDCIDLYYQHRIDTRLPIEVTMGELKKLVEEGKIKYIGLSEASASTIRRAHAVHPITAVQLEWSLWARDAEEDIIPTCRELGIGIVAYSPLGRGFLSLGAKVAENLSNDDYRKTLPRFQPENIEHNNILFERVKEIATRKGCTTSQLALAWVHHQGDDVCPIPGTTKIGNLDQNIGALSLTLTPEEMAELESIASAVAIKSDRFQGTSLTWKASDTPLLASWKA; this is translated from the exons ATGAGTACGGTGAAGAGAATGAAGATGGGCACACAGGGTCTGGTGGTTTCGGCACAGGGACTAGGATGCCTGGGCATGTCCGCCTTCTATGGCCCTCCAAAGCCAGACGAGGACATGATCCCCGTCATCCACCATGCCATCAACCGTGGCATCACCTTCCTCGACACCTCCGACGTGTACGGCCCCTTCATCAATGAAATCCTTCTCGGCAAG GCTCTGAAGGGAGGAATGCAGGAGAGAGTTGAGCTGGCTACGAAATTCGGGGTCATAATCAAGGACGGAAAGTTTGAGGTGCGTGGGGACCCGGCGTATGTGAGGGCGGCGTGCGAGGGGAGCTTGAAGAGGCTGGAGGTTGACTGTATTGATCTCTATTACCAGCATCGCATCGACACTCGGCTGCCCATTGAAGTCACG ATGGGAGAACTGAAGAAACTAGTTGAAGAGGGTAAGATAAAGTACATAGGTCTGTCTGAGGCCTCTGCTTCAACAATCAGAAGAGCTCACGCTGTTCATCCCATAACAGCTGTGCAGTTGGAGTGGTCCTTGTGGGCACGAGATGCAGAGGAAGACATAATTCCTACTTGCAG AGAACTCGGCATTGGGATTGTTGCATATAGTCCTCTAGGGCGTGGATTCCTTTCTTTAGGGGCCAAGGTGGCCGAGAACCTGTCAAATGATGACTACAGGAAG ACTCTACCACGATTCCAACCCGAGAATATTGAGCATAACAACATCCTTTTTGAGCGGGTTAAGGAAATTGCAACAAGGAAGGGATGCACTACATCACAGCTAGCTCTGGCCTGGGTCCATCACCAGGGGGATGACGTGTGTCCCATACCAGGAACTACCAAGATTGGGAACCTGGACCAGAACATTGGGGCCTTGTCACTCACACTAACACCAGAGGAAATGGCTGAACTGGAATCCATTGCTTCAGCAGTTGCCATTAAGAGTGACAGATTCCAGGGTACCTCACTTACCTGGAAGGCCTCAGATACTCCACTCCTTGCTTCCTGGAAAGCTTGA
- the LOC100258300 gene encoding probable aldo-keto reductase 2 isoform X2, whose product MPSTVASPSSTPPTCTAPSSMKSFSARQALKGGMQERVELATKFGVIIKDGKFEVRGDPAYVRAACEGSLKRLEVDCIDLYYQHRIDTRLPIEVTMGELKKLVEEGKIKYIGLSEASASTIRRAHAVHPITAVQLEWSLWARDAEEDIIPTCRELGIGIVAYSPLGRGFLSLGAKVAENLSNDDYRKTLPRFQPENIEHNNILFERVKEIATRKGCTTSQLALAWVHHQGDDVCPIPGTTKIGNLDQNIGALSLTLTPEEMAELESIASAVAIKSDRFQGTSLTWKASDTPLLASWKA is encoded by the exons ATGCCATCAACCGTGGCATCACCTTCCTCGACACCTCCGACGTGTACGGCCCCTTCATCAATGAAATCCTTCTCGGCAAG ACAGGCTCTGAAGGGAGGAATGCAGGAGAGAGTTGAGCTGGCTACGAAATTCGGGGTCATAATCAAGGACGGAAAGTTTGAGGTGCGTGGGGACCCGGCGTATGTGAGGGCGGCGTGCGAGGGGAGCTTGAAGAGGCTGGAGGTTGACTGTATTGATCTCTATTACCAGCATCGCATCGACACTCGGCTGCCCATTGAAGTCACG ATGGGAGAACTGAAGAAACTAGTTGAAGAGGGTAAGATAAAGTACATAGGTCTGTCTGAGGCCTCTGCTTCAACAATCAGAAGAGCTCACGCTGTTCATCCCATAACAGCTGTGCAGTTGGAGTGGTCCTTGTGGGCACGAGATGCAGAGGAAGACATAATTCCTACTTGCAG AGAACTCGGCATTGGGATTGTTGCATATAGTCCTCTAGGGCGTGGATTCCTTTCTTTAGGGGCCAAGGTGGCCGAGAACCTGTCAAATGATGACTACAGGAAG ACTCTACCACGATTCCAACCCGAGAATATTGAGCATAACAACATCCTTTTTGAGCGGGTTAAGGAAATTGCAACAAGGAAGGGATGCACTACATCACAGCTAGCTCTGGCCTGGGTCCATCACCAGGGGGATGACGTGTGTCCCATACCAGGAACTACCAAGATTGGGAACCTGGACCAGAACATTGGGGCCTTGTCACTCACACTAACACCAGAGGAAATGGCTGAACTGGAATCCATTGCTTCAGCAGTTGCCATTAAGAGTGACAGATTCCAGGGTACCTCACTTACCTGGAAGGCCTCAGATACTCCACTCCTTGCTTCCTGGAAAGCTTGA
- the LOC100254884 gene encoding uncharacterized protein LOC100254884: MASSQIQQPPLPTTTITIESIESSLQNLIKNWQRRQRWQRWKHVFSSRQQDNLGHHKRAPWRIHLASFLESTPVHVFSICLLLTDLIFTVLEISSSLLSCSTKENKKGETWYHWVGIGILGLLCIKSIALAIALGFSFFWRPGYVVDGAVVIGALFLEAFLEGKGGGLLVVVSLWRVVRVVESVFELSDEAIEAQIEAVLREFEALRGENRRLLEVIGEKDKLIEKLQEELDHCKQACN; the protein is encoded by the coding sequence ATGGCTTCCTCTCAAATTCAACAACCACCACTTCCCACCACCACAATCACCATTGAGTCCATTGAATCGTCTCTTCAAAATCTCATCAAGAACTGGCAGAGAAGGCAGAGATGGCAGAGATGGAAGCACGTGTTCAGCTCTAGACAACAAGATAATCTTGGTCACCATAAGAGAGCTCCATGGAGAATCCACCTTGCCAGTTTCCTAGAGTCAACCCCTGTCCatgttttctctatttgtttGCTTCTCACAGACCTCATATTCACTGTCCTTGAAATTTCCTCCTCTCTACTGTCCTGCTCTACCAAGGAGAACAAGAAGGGAGAAACTTGGTACCATTGGGTTGGGATTGGCATACTTGGCCTGCTTTGTATAAAGAGCATTGCACTGGCTATAGCGCTTGGGTTTTCGTTCTTTTGGCGACCCGGGTATGTGGTTGATGGCGCAGTTGTGATCGGGGCATTGTTCTTGGAAGCCTTTCTGGAGGGGAAAGGAGGAGGGTTGCTTGTGGTGGTGAGCTTGTGGAGGGTGGTGAGGGTGGTGGAGAGCGTGTTCGAGCTGAGTGATGAGGCCATTGAAGCACAGATTGAAGCGGTTTTACGCGAGTTTGAGGCACTAAGGGGTGAGAACAGAAGGCTATTAGAAGTGATCGGTGAGAAGGACAAATTGATTGAGAAGCTCCAAGAAGAACTCGATCACTGCAAACAggcttgtaattaa